In Luteimonas sp. MC1750, the following proteins share a genomic window:
- the lpxH gene encoding UDP-2,3-diacylglucosamine diphosphatase, with protein MTTLFISDLHLDPERPGITRLFGEFIDGEARGADALYILGDLFEAWVGDDDPSDTGAFVADRLRALADAGVPVFFMHGNRDFLLGADYARRAGMTLLVDPAVVDLHGRRALLMHGDTLCTDDLAYQQFRAQTRDPAWRAQFLAQPLDARLAFAHQARAASQARQGELRDAGTMETITDVAPEAVDAAFRTHGVDLMIHGHTHRPAVHALAVDGRACTRVVLGDWYEQGSVLRVEAGRLELQALGTP; from the coding sequence ATGACGACGCTTTTCATCTCGGACCTGCACCTGGATCCGGAACGGCCGGGGATCACCCGGCTGTTCGGGGAGTTCATCGACGGCGAGGCGCGTGGCGCGGACGCCCTGTATATCCTCGGCGACCTGTTCGAGGCCTGGGTCGGCGACGACGATCCCTCGGACACGGGTGCGTTCGTGGCGGACAGGCTGCGCGCGCTCGCGGACGCCGGCGTGCCGGTGTTCTTCATGCACGGCAACCGGGACTTCCTGCTGGGCGCGGACTACGCGCGGCGCGCGGGCATGACCCTGCTGGTGGATCCGGCGGTCGTCGACCTGCACGGACGGCGCGCGCTGCTGATGCACGGCGACACTTTGTGCACCGACGATCTCGCCTACCAGCAGTTCCGCGCCCAGACCCGCGACCCCGCGTGGCGGGCGCAGTTCCTCGCGCAACCGCTGGACGCCAGGCTCGCCTTCGCCCACCAGGCACGCGCCGCCAGCCAGGCCCGCCAGGGCGAACTGCGCGACGCCGGCACCATGGAAACGATCACCGACGTCGCACCCGAAGCCGTCGATGCCGCGTTCCGCACGCATGGCGTGGACCTGATGATCCATGGCCACACCCACCGCCCTGCTGTGCATGCGCTCGCGGTCGACGGCCGCGCCTGCACGCGCGTCGTGCTGGGCGACTGGTACGAGCAGGGTTCGGTGCTGCGGGTGGAGGCCGGGAGGCTGGAGCTGCAGGCGTTGGGGACGCCGTAG
- a CDS encoding ferritin-like domain-containing protein: MAGSLFDAARACLDAASPDDKVAMTHAIAAAFRGGALSVDTGRAAGADGHGGAGDAAGPEPIRMPGRPPRPRLVHPRELPRRGFGTDEGRAAFIHAIAHIEFNAIDLGWDAVYRFRDMPARYYADWVMVADDEARHFTMLRARLQAMDFDYGAFDAHNGLWEMAEKTAHDVLARMALVPRVLEARGLDVTPGMIVKLRALGDHATADILEVILREEVAHVAAGSRWFRWCCEREGIDPEPRFRELLIEYARAVLHGPFNVDARSAAGFSEDELAALQQLAG; encoded by the coding sequence ATGGCGGGTTCGCTGTTCGACGCCGCGCGCGCGTGCCTCGACGCGGCGTCGCCCGACGACAAGGTTGCGATGACGCACGCGATCGCGGCGGCGTTCCGCGGGGGCGCGCTGAGTGTCGACACCGGTCGCGCGGCCGGTGCCGACGGCCATGGCGGCGCCGGCGACGCGGCGGGGCCCGAGCCGATCCGCATGCCCGGCCGGCCGCCGCGCCCGCGCCTGGTGCATCCGCGCGAGCTGCCACGGCGCGGCTTCGGCACCGACGAAGGCCGCGCGGCGTTCATCCACGCCATCGCCCACATCGAGTTCAACGCCATCGACCTGGGCTGGGACGCGGTCTACCGCTTCCGCGACATGCCGGCGCGGTACTACGCCGACTGGGTGATGGTGGCCGACGACGAGGCGCGGCACTTCACGATGCTGCGCGCGCGACTGCAGGCGATGGACTTCGATTACGGCGCGTTCGACGCGCACAACGGGCTGTGGGAGATGGCCGAGAAGACCGCGCACGATGTGCTGGCGCGCATGGCGCTGGTGCCGCGGGTGCTGGAGGCGCGTGGCCTGGACGTGACGCCCGGGATGATCGTGAAGCTGCGTGCGCTGGGCGACCATGCCACCGCCGACATCCTCGAGGTGATCCTGCGCGAGGAAGTGGCGCACGTGGCCGCCGGCAGCCGGTGGTTCCGCTGGTGCTGCGAACGCGAAGGCATCGATCCGGAGCCGCGTTTCCGCGAATTGCTCATCGAGTACGCGCGCGCGGTGCTGCATGGGCCGTTCAACGTCGATGCGCGCAGTGCGGCGGGTTTCAGCGAGGACGAGTTGGCGGCGCTGCAGCAACTGGCCGGCTGA
- the gltX gene encoding glutamate--tRNA ligase yields MTVRTRFAPSPTGYLHIGGARTALYCWLEARRHGGSFILRIEDTDRERSTQAAIDAILEAMDWLGLDYDEGPIYQTSRVERYREVAEQLVAAGQAYYAYESKNELDAMREAAMAKGDKPRYNGAYREQGAPYRDDLNRVIRLKNPLDGVVAWEDKVKGRIEISNAELDDLVIFRPDGYPTYNFAVVVDDLDMGITDVVRGDDHVNNTPRQINIYRALGAEVPAFSHLPMILDEQGAKLSKRTGAADVMQYRDAGYLPHALLNYLVRLGWSHGDQEIFSIDEMQQLFDLKNVNAKAARLDMAKLGWLNQQYLKDDAPEDVAKHLEWHLRDAGYDLAAGPAPADVVLALRDRVQTLKEMAERAAVWYQPLTDYDDKAVAKHLKSEAQAPLAEARHRLEALTGWSVEAIAEALQATAETLGLGMGKVAQPLRVAITGTQVSPDIAHTVYLAGRDEALARIDAAIARIPA; encoded by the coding sequence ATGACCGTCCGCACCCGCTTCGCCCCCAGCCCCACCGGCTACCTGCACATCGGCGGCGCCCGCACCGCCCTGTACTGCTGGCTGGAGGCGCGCCGCCACGGTGGCAGCTTCATCCTGCGCATCGAGGACACCGACCGCGAGCGCAGCACCCAGGCCGCGATCGACGCGATCCTTGAAGCCATGGACTGGCTGGGCCTCGACTACGATGAGGGCCCGATCTACCAGACCTCGCGCGTGGAGCGCTATCGCGAAGTGGCCGAGCAGCTGGTGGCTGCCGGGCAGGCCTATTACGCCTACGAGTCGAAGAACGAGCTCGACGCCATGCGCGAGGCCGCCATGGCCAAGGGCGACAAGCCGCGCTACAACGGCGCCTACCGCGAGCAGGGCGCGCCGTACCGCGACGATCTTAACCGCGTGATCCGCCTGAAGAACCCGCTCGACGGCGTGGTCGCCTGGGAGGACAAGGTCAAGGGCCGCATCGAGATCAGCAACGCCGAACTCGACGACCTGGTGATCTTCCGTCCGGACGGCTACCCGACCTACAACTTCGCGGTCGTCGTCGACGACCTCGACATGGGCATCACCGACGTCGTCCGCGGCGACGACCACGTCAACAACACCCCGAGGCAGATCAACATCTACCGCGCGCTGGGCGCCGAGGTGCCGGCGTTCTCGCACCTGCCGATGATCCTCGATGAGCAGGGCGCCAAGCTGTCGAAGCGCACCGGCGCCGCCGACGTCATGCAGTACCGCGACGCCGGCTACCTGCCTCACGCGCTGCTGAACTACCTCGTGCGGCTGGGCTGGTCGCACGGCGACCAGGAGATCTTCTCGATCGACGAGATGCAGCAATTGTTCGACCTCAAGAACGTCAATGCAAAGGCCGCGCGCCTGGACATGGCCAAGCTGGGCTGGCTGAACCAGCAGTACCTGAAGGACGACGCGCCTGAGGATGTCGCGAAGCACCTGGAGTGGCACCTGCGCGACGCCGGCTACGACCTCGCCGCCGGGCCTGCGCCGGCCGACGTCGTGCTCGCCCTACGCGATCGCGTGCAGACGCTGAAAGAGATGGCCGAACGCGCCGCCGTCTGGTACCAGCCGCTCACCGATTACGACGACAAGGCCGTGGCCAAGCACCTCAAGTCCGAGGCGCAGGCGCCGCTGGCCGAAGCCCGCCATCGCCTCGAGGCCCTGACGGGCTGGTCGGTCGAAGCCATCGCCGAAGCCCTGCAGGCCACGGCGGAAACCCTGGGCCTCGGCATGGGCAAAGTCGCGCAGCCGCTGCGGGTGGCGATCACCGGCACCCAGGTGAGCCCGGACATCGCGCACACGGTCTATCTGGCCGGCCGCGATGAAGCCCTGGCGCGCATCGACGCCGCGATCGCGCGCATCCCCGCCTGA
- the purF gene encoding amidophosphoribosyltransferase codes for MCGIVGIVGTTEVAAALYDGLTVLQHRGQDAAGIATGKGTRLRVHKGNGLVRDVFDAEAMALLDGRVGIGHCRYPTAGSEGSDEAQPFYVNSPYGIALAHNGNLVNTDELRRAVFETDRRNINTESDSEVLLNVFAHELDGQRALTPEAALNAVEGLHRRARGGYAAVALVLGLGLVAFRDPNGIRPLVLGRRDVEAGTEYAVASESVALDILGFERVRDVEPGEGIVITARGELHARQCAEPAEHAPCIFEYVYFARPDSMIENISVHKARMRMGVTLGEKILREWPGHDIDVVIPIPDTSRDSAMELANVLGVKYREGFVKNRYVGRTFIMPGQGERAKSVKRKLNAIPLEFRNRVVLLVDDSIVRGTTSKQIVQMARDAGARKVYLASAAPPVRHPNVYGIDMPSVEELVANGRSEKEIEALLGCDWLVYQDLADLEAAVAGHKFPGRRFDSSCFSGEYVTGIEPGYFDSLRQLRSDEAKTSRRAGA; via the coding sequence ATGTGCGGCATCGTCGGCATCGTCGGAACCACTGAAGTCGCAGCCGCGCTGTATGACGGTCTGACCGTGCTGCAGCATCGCGGGCAGGATGCGGCCGGCATCGCCACCGGCAAGGGCACGCGCCTGCGCGTGCACAAGGGCAACGGCCTGGTGCGCGACGTGTTCGACGCCGAGGCGATGGCCCTGCTCGACGGCCGCGTCGGCATCGGCCATTGCCGCTATCCGACCGCCGGCAGCGAGGGCAGCGACGAGGCGCAGCCGTTCTACGTCAACTCGCCCTATGGCATCGCACTCGCGCACAACGGCAACCTGGTCAACACCGACGAGCTGCGTCGCGCCGTGTTCGAGACCGACCGCCGCAACATCAATACCGAGTCGGACTCGGAGGTCCTGCTCAACGTGTTCGCGCACGAGCTGGACGGACAGCGCGCGCTGACGCCGGAGGCGGCGCTCAACGCGGTGGAAGGGCTGCATCGCCGCGCCCGTGGCGGCTACGCCGCCGTCGCGCTGGTGCTGGGCCTGGGCCTGGTCGCGTTCCGCGATCCGAACGGGATCCGCCCGCTGGTGCTTGGCCGGCGCGACGTCGAAGCCGGCACCGAGTACGCCGTGGCCTCGGAGTCGGTGGCGCTGGACATCCTCGGCTTCGAGCGCGTGCGCGACGTCGAGCCGGGCGAAGGCATCGTCATCACCGCGCGCGGCGAACTGCATGCGCGCCAGTGCGCGGAGCCCGCCGAGCACGCGCCCTGCATCTTCGAGTACGTGTACTTCGCGCGCCCGGATTCGATGATCGAGAACATCTCGGTGCACAAGGCGCGCATGCGCATGGGCGTGACGCTGGGCGAAAAGATCCTGCGCGAGTGGCCCGGGCACGACATCGACGTGGTGATCCCGATCCCGGACACCTCGCGCGATTCGGCGATGGAGCTGGCGAACGTGCTCGGGGTGAAATACCGCGAGGGCTTCGTCAAGAACCGCTACGTCGGCCGCACCTTCATCATGCCGGGGCAGGGCGAGCGCGCGAAGTCGGTCAAGCGCAAGCTCAACGCGATCCCGCTGGAATTCCGCAACCGCGTGGTGCTGCTGGTGGACGATTCGATCGTCCGCGGCACGACCTCGAAGCAGATCGTGCAGATGGCGCGCGACGCCGGTGCGCGCAAGGTCTACCTGGCCTCGGCCGCGCCGCCGGTGCGCCATCCCAACGTCTACGGCATCGACATGCCGTCGGTGGAGGAACTGGTGGCCAACGGCCGCAGCGAGAAGGAGATCGAAGCGCTGCTGGGCTGCGACTGGCTGGTCTACCAGGACCTGGCCGACCTCGAGGCCGCGGTGGCCGGGCACAAATTCCCGGGGCGGCGCTTCGACAGCTCCTGCTTCAGCGGCGAGTACGTCACCGGGATCGAGCCGGGCTATTTCGACAGCCTGCGCCAGCTGCGCTCGGACGAGGCGAAGACGTCGCGCCGCGCGGGCGCCTGA
- a CDS encoding transcriptional repressor has product MPTHACTDPKHHVHDGAAFVDAVERACRERGLRLTPIRAHVLGLIAEAEQPIKAYDLLDRVREGGGPGAAGPPTVYRALDFLLANGFIHKLQSVNAFVACHHPSTAQHSVPFLICDTCHAAVELEDSKIVAALDERARALGFQPRAQTLEVHGTCRDCAANEGIAR; this is encoded by the coding sequence ATGCCCACGCATGCCTGCACCGATCCCAAGCACCATGTCCACGACGGCGCCGCCTTCGTGGACGCGGTCGAGCGCGCCTGCCGCGAGCGTGGCCTGCGCCTGACGCCGATCCGCGCGCATGTGCTGGGCCTGATCGCCGAGGCCGAGCAGCCGATCAAGGCCTATGACCTGCTGGACCGGGTACGCGAGGGTGGCGGTCCCGGCGCCGCGGGGCCTCCGACGGTCTACCGCGCGCTCGATTTCCTGCTGGCCAACGGGTTCATCCACAAGCTGCAGTCGGTCAACGCCTTCGTCGCCTGCCACCACCCGAGCACCGCCCAGCATTCCGTTCCGTTCCTGATCTGCGATACCTGCCATGCGGCGGTGGAGCTGGAGGACAGCAAGATCGTCGCGGCGCTGGATGAGCGCGCGCGCGCGCTGGGGTTCCAGCCGCGGGCGCAGACCCTGGAAGTGCACGGCACCTGCCGCGACTGTGCGGCCAACGAGGGGATCGCCCGCTAG
- a CDS encoding DNA-3-methyladenine glycosylase 2, translated as MPQPALPSPQTCDQARRSRDPRFDGLFFTAVHSTRIYCRPVCPAPYAKRVSYFANAAAAEAAGYRPCLRCRPELSPSDGAWRRGDAAIARALALIDQGALAGAPLSALAGRVGLGERQLRRLFVERLGAPPVGVHGTRRLLFAKQLLTETALPITEVALAAGFGSLRRFNTTFRDAYRMAPRDLRRQPGAAARAGGDTLALRLGYRPPYDFAAMLDFLRGRALPGIERVDAGGYARVIGGPGGANGWLRVSQWPAEHALKLELHAPLASRLLDIVQRLRRMFDLDADPEVISSALSSDPRLAPLLRARPGLRLPSGWDGFEVAVRAVLGQQVSVTAARTLATRLAQRYGEALGAPFGDGLERVFPTPEALVDADLGSIGLTRARADTLRGMAAALLDGRVDFNPERPLDAFVARWVALPGIGPWTAQYIALRALGHPDAFPAGDLVLRKALADNGGALSEKAAAARAERWRPWRAYAVIHLWKEAMPTPAVNASAPRPALRPARPRRPIRGTP; from the coding sequence ATGCCCCAGCCCGCCCTGCCATCGCCGCAGACCTGTGACCAGGCACGTCGCAGCCGCGACCCGCGCTTCGACGGGCTGTTCTTCACCGCCGTCCACAGCACCCGCATCTACTGCCGCCCGGTCTGCCCGGCCCCGTATGCGAAGCGGGTGAGCTACTTCGCCAACGCCGCCGCCGCGGAGGCCGCCGGCTATCGCCCATGCCTGCGTTGCCGCCCGGAGCTGTCGCCGTCCGACGGCGCGTGGCGCCGCGGCGATGCCGCGATCGCGCGCGCACTCGCGCTGATCGACCAGGGCGCGCTGGCCGGGGCGCCGCTCTCGGCGCTCGCGGGGCGCGTGGGCCTGGGCGAGCGCCAGCTGCGCCGCCTGTTCGTGGAGCGCCTGGGCGCGCCGCCGGTGGGCGTGCACGGCACGCGCCGCCTGCTGTTCGCCAAGCAGCTGCTCACCGAAACCGCGCTGCCGATCACCGAGGTCGCCCTGGCCGCAGGCTTCGGCAGCCTGCGCCGCTTCAACACCACCTTCCGCGACGCCTACCGCATGGCGCCCCGCGACCTCCGCCGGCAGCCCGGCGCCGCCGCGCGCGCGGGTGGCGACACGTTGGCGCTGCGCCTGGGCTACCGCCCGCCCTACGACTTCGCGGCGATGCTCGACTTCCTGCGCGGCCGCGCCCTGCCCGGAATCGAACGCGTGGATGCCGGCGGCTACGCGCGCGTCATCGGCGGCCCCGGAGGCGCGAACGGCTGGCTGCGGGTCTCCCAATGGCCGGCGGAGCATGCGCTGAAGCTGGAGCTGCACGCGCCGCTGGCATCGCGCCTGCTCGACATCGTGCAGCGGCTGCGGCGCATGTTCGACCTTGATGCCGACCCGGAGGTGATCTCCAGCGCGCTGTCGTCGGATCCACGCCTCGCGCCCCTGCTCCGGGCGCGACCCGGGCTGCGCCTGCCCAGTGGCTGGGACGGCTTCGAGGTCGCGGTCCGCGCCGTGCTCGGCCAGCAGGTCAGCGTGACCGCGGCACGGACCTTGGCGACCCGGCTCGCGCAGCGCTATGGCGAGGCCCTGGGCGCGCCATTCGGTGACGGACTCGAACGCGTGTTCCCGACGCCGGAGGCCCTGGTGGACGCCGATCTCGGCTCGATCGGCCTCACCCGCGCCCGCGCCGACACCCTCCGCGGAATGGCCGCGGCGCTGCTCGACGGTCGCGTCGACTTCAATCCGGAGCGTCCGCTCGACGCCTTCGTCGCGCGCTGGGTCGCCCTGCCCGGCATTGGACCGTGGACGGCGCAGTACATCGCCCTGCGCGCGCTGGGCCACCCGGACGCATTCCCGGCAGGCGACCTGGTGCTGCGCAAGGCGCTCGCCGACAACGGCGGCGCACTGTCGGAAAAGGCCGCCGCGGCGCGCGCCGAGCGCTGGCGGCCGTGGCGCGCCTACGCGGTGATCCACCTCTGGAAAGAGGCCATGCCGACACCTGCCGTGAACGCTTCCGCGCCACGTCCGGCACTGCGCCCCGCCCGTCCCCGGCGCCCGATACGAGGAACCCCCTGA
- a CDS encoding methylated-DNA--[protein]-cysteine S-methyltransferase: MPSTTFMHLDTPIGVLTLVADDTGLRRIDFPPPRPPPPGQDWTEGSNDVLVQTVRQLEEYFAGTRQAFDLPLSPHGTGFQREVWSTLAQIPYGATWSYRDLAQRIGRPSAMRAVGAANGRNPLPIVLPCHRVIGANGALTGFGGGLPTKAFLLRLEGSLPAGSEDLFPAAVAR; this comes from the coding sequence ATGCCCAGCACCACCTTCATGCACCTGGACACGCCGATCGGCGTGCTCACCCTGGTCGCGGACGACACCGGCCTGCGCCGCATCGACTTTCCCCCGCCGCGTCCGCCACCGCCCGGACAGGACTGGACCGAAGGCAGCAACGACGTGCTGGTGCAGACCGTCCGCCAGCTCGAGGAGTACTTCGCAGGCACGCGCCAGGCCTTCGACCTGCCGCTGTCGCCCCATGGCACCGGCTTCCAGCGCGAGGTGTGGTCCACCCTGGCGCAGATCCCCTATGGCGCCACCTGGAGCTATCGCGACCTTGCCCAGCGCATCGGGCGACCGTCGGCCATGCGCGCCGTCGGGGCCGCGAACGGCCGCAATCCGCTGCCGATCGTGCTGCCCTGCCACCGCGTGATCGGCGCCAACGGTGCGCTCACCGGATTCGGCGGCGGACTGCCGACCAAGGCCTTCCTGCTGCGGCTGGAGGGTTCGCTGCCCGCCGGCAGCGAGGACCTGTTCCCCGCCGCAGTGGCACGCTAG
- a CDS encoding SPOR domain-containing protein, with protein MDSGLKQRLIGAAVLIALAVIFLPMLVQGPAPDSGVSDLSLHVPSAPSGDYVTRDLPLVAPAATGSPGLLADDGSVATVDTATAQPAGEGVSDDAADLASGVETAPLQDAAGPAVQPLPAPMPMPAAGPDPADGASAAAAAREAAAAQARAAQVAAQTPEPARPEPAKPDPPKPDPVAAPARLPPATAGGDYAVNFGAYGSRADAGTVVTRLRQENLPAYVEETRVGGRDAWRVRIGPYATQAHAEAARVRAGGIGSRAQASVVALDAAAPASSTPAAASSARTPAARAPDSAASSASTPAAPAASAAAGTGFAVQLGAFGNAAEANALRDRLRGAGIGAFTETVQTDKGTLTRVKAGPVVTRAEADQLRSRVKSSVGIDGLVRSHP; from the coding sequence ATGGATTCCGGACTGAAACAGCGCCTCATCGGCGCCGCGGTACTGATCGCCCTGGCCGTGATCTTCCTTCCGATGCTGGTGCAGGGTCCCGCACCCGACAGCGGCGTGTCCGATCTTTCGCTGCACGTGCCCAGTGCGCCCTCGGGCGACTACGTCACCCGCGACCTGCCGCTGGTTGCGCCGGCGGCCACCGGCAGCCCCGGCCTGCTGGCCGACGACGGCAGCGTGGCGACAGTGGACACCGCGACCGCGCAGCCTGCTGGCGAAGGCGTGTCCGACGATGCGGCCGACCTGGCCTCCGGCGTGGAGACCGCGCCGCTGCAGGACGCCGCAGGTCCCGCGGTCCAGCCGCTGCCGGCGCCGATGCCGATGCCGGCGGCGGGTCCGGATCCGGCCGACGGTGCCAGCGCCGCCGCTGCCGCGCGCGAAGCCGCCGCGGCGCAGGCGCGGGCCGCGCAGGTCGCGGCACAGACACCCGAACCGGCCAGGCCCGAGCCCGCGAAGCCGGATCCGCCGAAGCCCGATCCGGTGGCCGCCCCCGCGCGCCTGCCGCCCGCGACCGCCGGCGGCGATTACGCGGTGAACTTCGGTGCCTACGGCAGCCGCGCGGACGCCGGCACCGTGGTGACGCGCCTGCGCCAGGAAAACCTCCCCGCCTATGTCGAGGAGACCCGGGTGGGCGGCCGCGACGCCTGGCGCGTGCGCATCGGCCCCTATGCCACGCAGGCGCATGCCGAAGCGGCACGCGTGCGTGCCGGCGGCATCGGCTCGCGGGCACAGGCCTCGGTGGTGGCGCTCGACGCGGCGGCGCCCGCGTCCAGCACGCCGGCTGCCGCGTCCAGCGCCCGGACTCCGGCGGCCCGAGCGCCTGACAGTGCCGCTTCGTCGGCAAGCACGCCGGCCGCTCCGGCGGCGAGCGCCGCCGCGGGCACCGGCTTCGCGGTGCAGCTGGGGGCCTTCGGCAACGCCGCGGAGGCCAACGCGCTGCGCGATCGCCTGCGTGGCGCCGGCATCGGCGCGTTCACCGAGACCGTGCAGACCGACAAGGGCACGCTCACGCGCGTCAAGGCCGGTCCGGTCGTGACCCGCGCCGAGGCCGACCAGCTCCGGTCGCGGGTGAAGTCGAGCGTCGGCATCGACGGCCTCGTGCGCTCGCATCCCTGA
- a CDS encoding TonB-dependent receptor, translating into MPARTLAAAILLALWSLPVTAQDVPVADAGGHDHDHDHDHDYDHGVTDLDALTVRANPIARTAEDLARPVAVLAGERLDEAKAGSIGETVSRLPGVQSSFFGAGVGRPIIRGLEGARVQVLSDGLAAGDVSTVSVDHAVSIEPFLASQIEVLKGPASLLYGNGAIGGAVNVVDGRIPEAATSRPLEGRAELRAGSVNDARTGMVRLDGTSASGRLVFHVDALHRETGDIDIPGYAESAALRAGHGHPDQDHRGDQGDADHGGAEDHADAYGTLPNSFVRTDSGALGLSWVGDRGFLGFGQSLFNTRYGVPGHVHADDGAHGPDDGHGHDGQEAHGDAGGVHGVRIVMDQRRSEARGGLDDVGPFQSLRARVAHTRYTHTEYEGDAVGTVFDNTTLEGRLELAHRAVGGWEGAFGLQWLQRDFAALGAEAFVPDSDARDAGLFWIGERDFGRARLELGLRHDRNRIDVAADDGRSRAFGTTSASLASRWDLGPDVHLSFGLDRAQRSPTAEELYSRGMHVATQSHELGDAGLDVETANRAEFGLHWHRGPLRVGASLYHVRYADFIHLADTGIVDAGLPVRAWTQADARFSGGELEAEWTFIDSDAGAWTLRAFGDVVRGRLDGQGTREVALSVPHGHHSHEHLATLALSGNLPRIAPARTGADLRWAGNHWRAAVGAVRYARQDDVAAHETATDGYTLVHANIAWHLDTPSGNAVELFLDGSNLLDREARVHTSFLKELAPQAGRGVSAGVRILF; encoded by the coding sequence TTGCCCGCCCGAACCCTGGCCGCTGCCATCCTGCTCGCCCTGTGGAGCCTGCCCGTGACGGCGCAGGATGTTCCTGTCGCCGATGCCGGCGGCCACGACCACGACCACGACCACGACCACGACTACGACCACGGCGTCACCGATCTCGACGCGCTGACCGTGCGCGCCAACCCGATCGCGCGCACCGCCGAGGACCTGGCGCGGCCGGTCGCCGTGCTCGCGGGCGAGCGCCTGGACGAGGCGAAGGCCGGCTCGATCGGCGAGACCGTTTCGCGCCTGCCCGGCGTGCAGTCGTCGTTCTTCGGCGCCGGCGTGGGCCGGCCGATCATCCGCGGCCTCGAGGGCGCGCGCGTGCAGGTGCTGAGCGACGGCCTGGCCGCGGGCGATGTGTCCACAGTCAGCGTCGACCACGCGGTCAGCATCGAGCCGTTCCTCGCCAGCCAGATCGAGGTGCTGAAGGGCCCCGCCAGCCTGCTCTATGGCAACGGCGCCATCGGCGGCGCGGTGAACGTCGTGGACGGGCGCATTCCCGAGGCGGCGACGTCGCGCCCGCTGGAAGGCCGCGCCGAGCTGCGCGCCGGCAGCGTCAACGACGCGCGCACCGGCATGGTCCGCCTCGACGGCACCTCCGCATCCGGGCGCCTGGTCTTCCACGTCGACGCCCTGCACCGGGAGACCGGTGACATCGACATCCCCGGATATGCGGAAAGCGCCGCGCTGCGCGCCGGACACGGCCACCCGGACCAGGACCACCGCGGCGACCAGGGGGACGCCGACCATGGCGGCGCGGAGGACCACGCGGACGCCTACGGCACCCTGCCCAACAGCTTCGTGCGGACCGACAGCGGCGCCCTTGGACTGTCGTGGGTCGGCGACCGCGGTTTCCTCGGCTTCGGCCAGAGCCTGTTCAACACGCGCTATGGGGTGCCGGGCCATGTCCACGCCGACGACGGTGCCCACGGACCCGACGACGGCCACGGGCATGACGGGCAGGAGGCTCACGGCGACGCGGGCGGCGTGCACGGCGTGCGGATCGTGATGGACCAGCGCCGCAGCGAAGCGCGCGGCGGGCTCGACGACGTCGGCCCGTTCCAGAGCCTGCGCGCACGCGTCGCACACACCCGCTACACCCACACCGAATACGAAGGCGACGCGGTCGGCACGGTGTTCGACAACACCACCCTCGAAGGCCGTCTGGAACTGGCGCACCGCGCTGTCGGCGGCTGGGAAGGCGCGTTCGGCCTGCAGTGGCTGCAGCGCGACTTCGCCGCGCTCGGGGCCGAGGCCTTCGTGCCGGATTCGGACGCGCGTGATGCCGGCCTGTTCTGGATCGGCGAACGCGACTTCGGCCGGGCCCGCCTCGAGCTGGGCCTGCGCCATGACCGCAACCGCATCGACGTCGCCGCCGACGACGGCCGGTCGCGCGCGTTCGGGACCACGAGCGCGTCGCTGGCCTCGCGCTGGGACCTCGGGCCCGACGTGCACCTGTCGTTCGGCCTGGACCGCGCGCAGCGCTCGCCCACGGCCGAAGAGCTGTATTCCCGCGGCATGCACGTGGCGACGCAGAGCCACGAACTCGGCGACGCCGGCCTGGACGTGGAAACCGCCAACCGCGCCGAGTTCGGCCTGCACTGGCACCGCGGCCCGCTGCGCGTGGGTGCCTCGCTGTACCACGTGCGCTACGCCGACTTCATCCACCTCGCCGACACCGGCATTGTCGACGCCGGGTTGCCGGTGCGTGCGTGGACGCAGGCGGACGCGCGCTTCAGCGGCGGCGAACTCGAGGCGGAATGGACCTTCATCGACAGCGACGCCGGGGCCTGGACGCTGCGCGCGTTCGGCGACGTCGTGCGCGGCAGGCTCGACGGCCAGGGCACGCGCGAGGTCGCGCTGTCCGTTCCGCACGGCCACCACAGCCACGAGCACCTCGCCACCCTGGCGCTTTCGGGCAACCTGCCGCGGATCGCGCCGGCGCGCACGGGTGCCGACCTGCGCTGGGCCGGCAACCACTGGCGCGCGGCGGTCGGTGCGGTGCGCTACGCGCGCCAGGACGACGTCGCGGCCCACGAGACTGCCACCGACGGCTACACCCTGGTACACGCGAACATCGCCTGGCACCTGGACACGCCGTCGGGCAACGCGGTGGAACTCTTCCTCGACGGCAGCAACCTGCTCGACCGCGAGGCGCGCGTGCACACCTCGTTCCTCAAGGAGCTCGCGCCGCAGGCCGGGCGCGGCGTCAGCGCCGGCGTCCGCATCCTGTTCTAG